One Bos taurus isolate L1 Dominette 01449 registration number 42190680 breed Hereford chromosome 3, ARS-UCD2.0, whole genome shotgun sequence DNA window includes the following coding sequences:
- the INSL5 gene encoding insulin-like peptide INSL5 precursor has translation MRGFIFMLFTFSVMLAISEARREGSRKLCGSEYVRTVIYICASSRWRRHAGALLQGQQAERGNHFQLPNEQEISEERAAHNLPKMDFAGEESLQGEQLPTEGLWRSKKHLVMSRQDLQTLCCTEGCSMSDLSTLC, from the exons ATGAGGGGTTTCATCTTTATGTTATTTACCTTCTCTGTTATGCTGGCCATTTCAGAAGCAAGGCGTGAAGGATCCAGGAAGCTCTGCGGGTCCGAGTACGTACGCACAGTCATCTACATCTGCGCCAGCTCCAGGTGGAGGCGGCACGCGGGGGCACTCCTGCAGGGTCAGCAAG cTGAGAGAGGAAACCACTTCCAGCTGCCAAATGAACAGGAGATTTCTGAGGAAAGAGCAGCTCACAACCTTCCGAAGATGGATTTCGCAGGGGAGGAAAGTCTTCAGGGTGAGCAGCTGCCCACGGAAGGGCTTTGGAGGTCAAAGAAGCATTTGGTGATGTCAAGACAAGACTTGCAAACCTTGTGCTGCACTGAAGGCTGTTCCATGTCTGACTTGAGCACTCTTTGTTAG